From one Candidatus Eisenbacteria bacterium genomic stretch:
- a CDS encoding dTDP-4-dehydrorhamnose 3,5-epimerase family protein, whose protein sequence is MIEGVKIKQLRMIPDERGFVMEMLRSDDEIFQQFGQVYLSVAYSGVVKGWHYHKLQTDYFTIVKGMMKVVLYDQRKDSQTYGQINELFMGEQSPTLVVIPPYVVHGMKAIGTEPGYLINCPTLPYDRKNPDEHRIDPHGGEIPYNWERKDG, encoded by the coding sequence ATGATCGAAGGCGTGAAGATCAAGCAGCTAAGAATGATCCCGGACGAGAGAGGTTTTGTCATGGAGATGCTCAGAAGCGATGACGAAATCTTCCAACAGTTCGGCCAAGTCTATCTTTCTGTCGCCTATTCCGGAGTCGTGAAGGGCTGGCACTACCACAAACTTCAGACGGACTACTTCACAATAGTAAAAGGAATGATGAAGGTAGTGCTTTACGACCAGAGAAAGGATTCCCAGACCTACGGGCAGATCAACGAATTGTTCATGGGTGAACAGAGTCCCACGCTGGTTGTCATCCCTCCTTACGTGGTTCACGGAATGAAAGCAATCGGGACCGAACCGGGATATCTGATAAACTGCCCGACCCTTCCGTACGACCGCAAGAATCCTGACGAGCACAGAATAGACCCGCACGGCGGAGAGATCCCGTACAACTGGGAGAGGAAAGATGGTTGA
- a CDS encoding tetratricopeptide repeat protein, translated as MMTQKETCSRFRDFLKLQNPRRPGLLVIVLLSALLAAHVVSCAYYNTFYSARKYYQQAMRAAQQPARSKTTPAGGTPTAGVSGQVSALLDRAIEKCAKVISVYPKSKWVDDAILMLGECYYQKHDYDKAMRKFNELTMYYPKSPLIPRAQFLTGMCFFGRKEYDQSSQVLEKFITQYPHSEDREAALSALGDASFDRRQYAGALPYYRLVAANRKSKSYFKSLSRAGECYFEMAKYDSARVSFSTVAANSPDDEQVLDALIKTGDSYGSERNFDAAIKDYEKALGLAKDFGKASVVKLKMASVVAQKGDYKKAIELYQSVVDESPRTIQASEAQFRIGYVYEVNLEDPESASAAYDKVKEHASRSEFALLADLRSKGLAKLKEFNQTALSSEGEKAAESAFLIGELSLFQLGKPDKAIEKYLSVEKDFPTTSFAPKSAYAAAYVFLHVKQDTASAVEIFERIIEHFPNSEYAPAAGEVLGNLGVEPVQKEGATSDTLMADTLSNETH; from the coding sequence ATGATGACACAAAAAGAAACATGCTCTCGGTTTCGTGATTTCCTGAAGCTGCAGAATCCACGACGACCGGGTTTGTTGGTCATTGTGCTTCTCTCCGCTCTTCTCGCCGCACACGTTGTCTCTTGCGCCTACTACAACACGTTTTACTCTGCACGGAAATACTATCAGCAAGCGATGCGGGCCGCCCAGCAGCCGGCCAGATCAAAAACCACGCCGGCGGGGGGCACGCCGACGGCGGGCGTGTCGGGCCAGGTGTCGGCCCTTCTGGACAGAGCCATCGAGAAATGCGCAAAGGTGATATCGGTCTATCCGAAGAGCAAGTGGGTGGACGACGCAATTCTCATGCTCGGAGAGTGTTACTATCAGAAGCACGATTACGACAAGGCAATGCGGAAATTCAATGAACTCACCATGTACTACCCCAAGAGCCCACTCATTCCCAGAGCCCAGTTTCTCACAGGGATGTGCTTTTTCGGGAGGAAGGAGTACGATCAATCTTCCCAAGTCCTGGAAAAATTCATCACGCAATATCCTCATTCCGAAGACAGGGAGGCCGCCCTATCTGCCCTGGGTGATGCTTCATTTGACAGGAGGCAGTACGCAGGCGCCCTTCCTTACTACAGACTTGTCGCCGCGAATAGGAAGTCGAAGTCGTACTTCAAGAGTCTGTCCAGAGCCGGAGAATGCTACTTTGAAATGGCGAAGTATGACAGCGCCAGGGTCAGCTTTTCGACCGTCGCTGCGAACAGTCCCGACGACGAACAGGTGTTGGATGCGCTGATAAAGACTGGAGATTCCTACGGTTCTGAGAGGAACTTCGATGCGGCCATCAAGGACTACGAAAAGGCGCTTGGTCTTGCCAAGGACTTTGGGAAAGCATCCGTCGTGAAGCTCAAGATGGCATCCGTTGTGGCACAGAAGGGTGATTACAAGAAAGCAATCGAACTGTACCAGTCCGTCGTGGATGAATCTCCTCGGACGATTCAGGCGAGCGAAGCGCAATTCAGGATCGGCTACGTCTATGAGGTGAACCTTGAGGACCCTGAATCGGCGAGTGCTGCCTACGACAAGGTGAAGGAGCACGCCTCGCGTTCCGAGTTTGCGCTACTGGCAGACCTGAGGAGCAAGGGGCTCGCCAAACTCAAAGAATTCAATCAGACGGCGCTGAGCTCCGAAGGGGAGAAGGCCGCTGAATCAGCGTTTCTGATCGGCGAGCTCAGCCTGTTTCAATTGGGAAAACCTGACAAGGCGATCGAAAAATATCTGAGTGTGGAGAAGGATTTTCCTACGACAAGCTTTGCCCCAAAATCTGCGTACGCGGCCGCGTACGTCTTTCTCCACGTTAAGCAAGATACTGCATCGGCGGTCGAGATCTTCGAGAGAATCATCGAACACTTCCCCAACAGCGAATACGCGCCGGCAGCCGGAGAGGTGCTCGGAAATCTGGGCGTCGAACCCGTTCAAAAGGAAGGGGCCACGTCTGATACCCTGATGGCTGATACCCTGAGTAATGAGACACACTAG
- a CDS encoding GDP-mannose 4,6-dehydratase, whose product MRILITGITGFAGSHLVDYCLTKKGVEIYGIQRWRSRTENIEHCQDKFCMFECDVRDASSVRDVIEQVKPDWIFHLAAQSFVPTSWRAPTESLTTNIIGELNIFEAVKKTGLKPRIQIAGSSEEYGMVYQEELPIKETNPLRPLSPYAVSKVAQDLLAYQYFMSFGMDVVRTRGFNHTGPRRAHVFVCSDFAKQIVEVEKGKREPVIYVGNTDAVRDFTDVRDVVRGYWLSLEKGKPGEVYNICSGVGRTISEVLDMFMRLSGIKLRIVREEKRMRPSDVPVLIGDSSKLFKETGWKPLIPFEQTLKDLLEFWRGKQ is encoded by the coding sequence ATGAGAATCCTCATTACGGGAATTACTGGATTCGCCGGAAGCCATCTGGTTGATTACTGTCTGACAAAGAAGGGCGTCGAGATCTACGGCATTCAGAGATGGAGAAGTCGGACTGAGAACATCGAACACTGTCAGGATAAGTTCTGCATGTTCGAATGTGACGTCAGAGACGCCTCCTCCGTCAGAGACGTCATCGAGCAGGTGAAACCCGATTGGATTTTTCATCTCGCCGCCCAGAGCTTCGTGCCCACCTCTTGGAGAGCGCCGACCGAGTCGCTCACGACCAATATCATCGGTGAATTGAACATATTCGAGGCGGTCAAGAAGACAGGGCTGAAGCCCAGAATCCAGATTGCCGGGTCGAGCGAGGAATACGGAATGGTCTATCAGGAAGAGCTTCCTATCAAGGAAACCAATCCTCTGAGACCGCTGAGCCCTTATGCCGTAAGCAAGGTGGCCCAGGACCTACTTGCGTACCAATACTTCATGAGTTTCGGGATGGACGTGGTCAGGACCCGCGGTTTCAACCACACTGGGCCGAGAAGAGCGCACGTGTTTGTGTGCTCGGACTTCGCGAAACAGATCGTCGAGGTTGAGAAAGGCAAGAGAGAACCCGTCATCTACGTTGGCAATACCGACGCCGTGCGTGACTTCACGGACGTCAGGGACGTCGTTCGAGGTTATTGGCTTTCTCTCGAAAAGGGCAAGCCCGGAGAAGTCTACAACATCTGTTCGGGAGTTGGCAGAACCATATCCGAAGTGCTCGACATGTTCATGAGGCTAAGCGGCATCAAGCTCAGAATAGTGAGGGAAGAGAAGAGAATGAGGCCCTCCGACGTGCCGGTGCTGATCGGAGATAGTTCCAAGCTATTCAAAGAGACCGGCTGGAAGCCACTCATTCCGTTTGAACAAACCCTCAAGGACTTGCTGGAGTTCTGGCGCGGTAAGCAGTGA
- the rfbB gene encoding dTDP-glucose 4,6-dehydratase: MVETGWAKRAKYLVTGGAGFIGSHFAKRIVSDYPDAGVVVLDKLTYAGNLDNLKELEGEPRYSFIQGDICDPKKVEEAMKGCDICVNFAAETHVDRSLGDPSSFVLTDVYGTYVLLEAAKKLGLKRFVQISTDEVYGEILGEPAGEHTPLMPTNPYAASKAGGDRLAFSYYVSFNLPVIITRCSNNYGSHQYPEKLFPLFITNAMENRKLPVYGTGRNTRDWIHVEDHCSALETLIGTEGVEGLVFNVGAGNELSVLEVAERILNLLGKPKDLLEHVTDRPAHDKRYALDTSRIRQLVGWKPKVELDKGLADTVRWYGENKWWWEKIKSSEAYRNYYGKMYGA, translated from the coding sequence ATGGTTGAGACAGGCTGGGCCAAGAGGGCCAAATACTTGGTGACCGGAGGCGCCGGATTCATCGGGAGTCATTTCGCGAAGAGAATCGTCAGTGACTATCCCGACGCCGGCGTCGTGGTGCTCGACAAGTTGACCTACGCCGGCAACCTCGATAATCTGAAGGAGCTCGAGGGAGAGCCCAGGTACAGCTTCATTCAAGGCGACATATGCGATCCCAAGAAAGTGGAAGAGGCCATGAAGGGCTGTGACATCTGTGTCAATTTCGCGGCCGAGACGCACGTGGACAGATCCCTGGGAGATCCATCGAGCTTCGTGCTCACGGACGTCTACGGCACGTACGTGCTGCTCGAGGCGGCAAAGAAGCTCGGTCTCAAGCGCTTCGTACAAATTTCGACAGACGAAGTCTATGGAGAAATTCTCGGTGAGCCGGCGGGCGAACACACGCCTCTCATGCCCACGAATCCTTATGCGGCAAGCAAGGCGGGCGGCGACAGGCTTGCCTTTTCGTACTACGTCAGTTTCAACCTTCCGGTGATCATCACTCGCTGCAGCAACAACTACGGCTCACACCAGTATCCCGAGAAACTATTTCCTCTCTTCATCACGAACGCGATGGAGAACAGGAAACTGCCGGTCTACGGCACGGGCAGGAACACCAGAGACTGGATTCACGTCGAAGACCATTGCTCCGCACTGGAAACGCTCATAGGGACTGAGGGTGTGGAAGGCCTGGTCTTCAACGTCGGCGCCGGGAACGAACTCTCCGTTCTGGAAGTTGCCGAGAGAATCTTGAACCTGCTGGGCAAACCTAAGGACCTCCTAGAGCATGTCACGGACAGGCCGGCGCACGATAAACGTTACGCTCTCGATACCAGCCGCATAAGACAACTTGTGGGATGGAAACCGAAGGTCGAGCTTGACAAGGGCCTCGCAGATACGGTCCGATGGTACGGCGAAAACAAGTGGTGGTGGGAAAAGATCAAGTCCAGCGAGGCTTACAGGAACTACTATGGGAAAATGTACGGCGCTTGA
- a CDS encoding dihydroorotate dehydrogenase — protein MTRRATSQPRRLGPSRLDLSVRLGSLQLRNPVMIASGLAGYGDELEGIVNLGKIGAVVTKTLTLNAREGNAPPRLAEAHSGLMNSIGLANVGCQAFISRRLRHLKALKTKIVVSVGGFSEREYGEIVLRLEDAGGFDGFEINISCPNVKEAGMSFGCSPAGAAGVVRAVRPKTSRSIIVKLTPNVTDIALIARACVSEGADALTVGNTFKALAVDVQTRRPLLGGGTGGLSGPAIKVLSLAKVWEVVSAVSVPVIACGGICCSNDALEFIVVGATALQVGSACLRNLRTPELVLAGIEEYCRNNRVRSLAEMRGTVKSPEL, from the coding sequence ATGACTAGGAGAGCAACTTCACAACCCCGTCGCCTGGGCCCTTCGCGCCTGGACCTTTCGGTGAGGCTGGGATCCCTGCAGCTCAGAAATCCGGTGATGATTGCTTCGGGTTTGGCTGGTTATGGTGACGAGCTCGAAGGCATCGTGAACCTGGGCAAGATAGGCGCGGTCGTCACAAAGACGCTGACCCTCAACGCTCGAGAGGGCAATGCACCCCCTCGACTGGCGGAGGCGCATTCGGGCCTGATGAACAGCATCGGACTGGCAAACGTCGGCTGCCAGGCGTTCATCTCGCGGCGACTCCGTCACCTGAAGGCTCTCAAGACCAAGATTGTCGTTAGCGTCGGAGGTTTCAGCGAGCGCGAGTACGGCGAGATTGTGCTGCGTCTTGAGGACGCCGGCGGCTTTGACGGTTTCGAGATCAACATTTCTTGTCCGAACGTGAAAGAGGCCGGGATGAGTTTCGGTTGTTCGCCTGCAGGCGCGGCAGGCGTCGTCAGGGCTGTACGGCCAAAGACCTCCAGGTCCATCATTGTGAAGCTCACGCCAAACGTTACAGATATCGCTCTCATTGCCCGGGCGTGCGTTTCCGAAGGGGCAGACGCGCTGACGGTGGGCAACACCTTCAAGGCTCTGGCCGTGGATGTGCAGACGCGCAGACCCCTGTTGGGAGGCGGAACCGGCGGGCTCTCCGGCCCGGCCATCAAGGTGCTGTCTCTGGCCAAGGTCTGGGAGGTGGTCTCCGCCGTGAGCGTGCCGGTAATCGCGTGCGGCGGGATTTGCTGCTCCAATGACGCTCTGGAATTCATCGTGGTTGGAGCCACCGCCCTCCAGGTGGGAAGCGCGTGTTTGAGGAATCTCAGAACGCCCGAGCTCGTGCTCGCAGGCATCGAAGAGTATTGCAGGAACAACCGAGTGCGTTCGCTTGCCGAGATGAGGGGCACGGTTAAGTCCCCAGAGCTCTGA
- a CDS encoding dihydroorotase, translating to MSEDGKLLLRSGRVIDPSSGLDARMDVLISGDKIELLAERIEVNAGMRVLELEGKLVVPGLVDMHVHLREPGREDEETIGSGGAAAARGGFTSIACMANTQPPIDTSGMVRYVLETAARTSPVKVFSVAAATVGLGGERMAEIMDLRDAGAVAVSDDGNFVGNSEVARRVMEYTRMAGLPFISHCEDPYLGKGGVMNEGYWSTTLGLKGIPAASEAAAVAREIVLAELTLARVHIAHVSTRAAVDLIRQAKKRGLSVTAEATPHHLVLSDKAVSGYDTSTKMNPPLRSEEDREAVVEGLRDGTIDVIASDHAPHCEEEKDVEFDEAAFGVIGLETTVGVVMTFLVSKGLLSLSQAIAALTLAPASVLGIKAGKMASGLTADITVIDPQLEWTVDPRSFASRSRNTPFKGWTLVGKAIVTVVDGKIVRQA from the coding sequence ATGAGCGAGGATGGGAAGCTTCTTCTGAGAAGCGGAAGAGTCATCGATCCGTCAAGCGGCCTTGACGCCAGAATGGACGTTCTCATCTCCGGAGACAAGATAGAACTTCTCGCCGAACGAATAGAGGTCAACGCCGGCATGCGAGTGCTGGAGCTGGAGGGGAAACTGGTCGTTCCGGGATTGGTCGACATGCACGTTCACCTCAGGGAGCCTGGCAGGGAAGACGAGGAGACAATAGGTAGTGGCGGCGCTGCCGCGGCCCGCGGGGGGTTCACTTCGATTGCCTGCATGGCCAACACGCAACCTCCAATCGACACCTCCGGGATGGTCAGGTACGTGCTCGAGACTGCCGCGAGAACGAGCCCGGTCAAGGTGTTCTCCGTAGCGGCGGCAACCGTGGGTCTTGGGGGCGAACGGATGGCGGAAATCATGGACCTGCGTGATGCGGGCGCAGTTGCAGTCTCCGACGACGGTAATTTCGTGGGGAACTCCGAGGTGGCACGCAGGGTAATGGAATACACACGCATGGCGGGATTGCCTTTCATTTCTCACTGCGAAGATCCTTATCTCGGTAAGGGAGGCGTTATGAACGAGGGCTACTGGTCGACGACCCTCGGCCTCAAGGGCATTCCCGCGGCCTCCGAGGCGGCTGCCGTCGCAAGAGAAATCGTCCTCGCGGAGCTCACCCTGGCACGCGTCCACATTGCGCACGTCAGCACGAGGGCCGCGGTGGACCTCATAAGGCAGGCAAAGAAGAGGGGGCTTTCCGTCACGGCTGAGGCCACGCCGCACCACTTGGTTCTTTCCGACAAGGCCGTATCGGGGTACGATACAAGCACAAAAATGAACCCGCCGCTGAGAAGCGAGGAGGACCGCGAGGCCGTTGTGGAAGGACTGAGAGACGGCACCATAGACGTGATTGCCTCGGACCACGCCCCGCACTGCGAAGAGGAAAAGGACGTGGAATTTGACGAAGCGGCTTTCGGAGTGATAGGACTGGAAACCACCGTGGGCGTGGTAATGACCTTCCTCGTGAGCAAGGGGCTGCTCTCTTTGTCGCAAGCAATCGCGGCCTTGACTCTGGCTCCAGCTTCTGTCCTGGGCATCAAGGCGGGAAAGATGGCCTCCGGCCTGACTGCGGATATCACAGTCATAGATCCGCAACTGGAGTGGACAGTCGACCCCCGCTCTTTCGCATCCCGCTCCCGCAATACTCCCTTCAAGGGATGGACACTCGTGGGTAAAGCGATTGTTACCGTTGTGGACGGTAAGATTGTGCGTCAGGCTTAG
- a CDS encoding UDP-glucose/GDP-mannose dehydrogenase family protein, producing the protein MRRIAVIGAGYVGLVTAACLADFGNEVICPDSDAGRIEALKRLKMPFYEPGLLDIVRRNCAEERLRFTCSIEEAVAESEVLFIAVGTPATKNGDADLSGVRAVARDIARHMRSYKLIVQKSTVPVGTGAMVRGIVTRHRKGKVPFDVASNPEFLREGSAVENFMRPDRVVIGTWTKKAESLLSQIYAPLYLIETPMVKTTVETAELIKYASNVFLAAKVSFMNEMARLCEVFGADVQVVAKGMGLDRRIGPKFLHAGPGIGGSCLPKDTAALVHFAEKAGCELRIPKAVLEINRTQRDFVFRKIERAVGTLGGKTIGVLGLSFKPETDDIRESPAIYITRRMLSKGVRVKAFDPAAMVAARTVLPAVQYCSNAYDVCEGSSALVIFTEWNEFRRLDLVKIKGLLKKPVLVDCRNIYDAAELNKLGFKYYCVGRATSGPR; encoded by the coding sequence GTGAGAAGAATCGCTGTCATCGGCGCAGGCTACGTCGGGCTTGTTACCGCCGCGTGCCTTGCCGACTTCGGGAACGAAGTGATCTGTCCTGACTCCGACGCCGGCAGAATCGAAGCGCTCAAGCGTCTCAAGATGCCGTTCTACGAGCCCGGTCTTCTCGACATCGTGAGGAGAAATTGCGCCGAAGAAAGACTGAGGTTCACGTGTTCCATCGAAGAGGCCGTGGCGGAATCAGAAGTGCTCTTCATCGCCGTGGGGACGCCCGCGACGAAGAACGGTGACGCCGATCTTTCTGGCGTAAGGGCGGTCGCAAGAGACATCGCCAGGCACATGAGAAGCTACAAGCTGATCGTCCAGAAGAGTACGGTGCCAGTGGGAACGGGAGCCATGGTCAGGGGGATTGTCACAAGACACAGGAAAGGGAAAGTGCCTTTTGACGTGGCGTCCAACCCGGAGTTTCTTCGCGAGGGTTCCGCCGTTGAGAATTTCATGAGGCCGGACAGAGTGGTCATCGGGACCTGGACGAAGAAGGCGGAGAGCCTTCTCTCTCAGATATACGCACCGCTCTACCTGATAGAAACTCCCATGGTAAAAACGACTGTCGAAACCGCCGAGCTGATCAAGTACGCGTCCAACGTTTTCCTTGCCGCGAAGGTCTCTTTCATGAACGAAATGGCAAGGCTGTGCGAAGTGTTCGGAGCCGACGTCCAGGTGGTTGCCAAGGGGATGGGGTTGGACAGGAGAATCGGGCCTAAGTTTCTGCACGCCGGTCCGGGCATCGGTGGTTCTTGTCTTCCCAAGGACACTGCCGCGCTCGTGCACTTCGCGGAAAAGGCCGGGTGCGAGCTTCGCATACCCAAGGCCGTGCTCGAGATAAACCGTACGCAGAGAGACTTCGTGTTCAGGAAGATCGAGCGAGCAGTGGGAACGCTCGGGGGCAAGACAATCGGTGTGCTGGGACTCTCCTTCAAGCCGGAAACGGACGACATCAGAGAGTCTCCCGCGATTTACATAACGAGACGAATGCTCTCCAAGGGAGTGCGGGTGAAGGCGTTTGACCCGGCTGCCATGGTCGCTGCCAGGACCGTCCTTCCCGCGGTTCAGTACTGCTCCAACGCCTACGACGTGTGCGAGGGAAGTAGTGCCCTGGTCATCTTCACGGAGTGGAACGAGTTCAGAAGACTCGACCTGGTGAAGATCAAGGGGCTCTTGAAGAAGCCGGTCCTGGTCGATTGCAGAAACATCTACGATGCCGCAGAGCTGAACAAGCTGGGCTTCAAGTACTACTGCGTCGGAAGAGCTACATCCGGCCCTAGATAG
- a CDS encoding dihydroorotate dehydrogenase electron transfer subunit, whose protein sequence is MTPGQTDRPKEIEAEVMENRRVSESGFLLSLRGKIPAPRPGQFVMLGLPEGAGPFLRRPFSVLDFGSGEETLQIYYSVSGLGTKILSGIRPGKKMELLGPLGRAFPLGSREIEVMVGGGRGVSPLIFLSRERSGSRRVIFFVGAAREDEIVFLDRVKADKIFVSTEDGSLGKKGTVMELLRGAASSSGLEWSRAALYGCGPAGMLKRLHEFSIEYDVPCFVSLEARMGCGVGACQGCAVMTVTSANSARGANVATASKAGYSLVCRDGPVFSSASVDWDNYEGPSFAGSCSELA, encoded by the coding sequence ATGACTCCCGGACAAACGGATCGTCCCAAAGAGATCGAGGCGGAAGTCATGGAGAATCGCAGAGTCTCTGAGTCAGGCTTTCTCCTCAGCCTACGTGGGAAGATCCCGGCCCCGCGACCCGGGCAGTTCGTCATGCTCGGCCTTCCCGAAGGCGCGGGCCCTTTTCTCAGGCGGCCTTTCAGCGTGCTTGATTTTGGATCGGGGGAGGAAACACTCCAGATCTATTATTCCGTTTCAGGTCTGGGCACCAAGATACTGTCGGGCATCCGTCCCGGCAAGAAGATGGAATTGCTGGGTCCCCTCGGCAGAGCCTTTCCGCTCGGCTCCAGAGAAATCGAGGTGATGGTGGGAGGTGGCAGGGGGGTTTCACCTTTGATCTTTCTTTCGCGCGAGAGATCAGGATCCAGGAGAGTCATCTTCTTCGTGGGCGCGGCTCGTGAGGATGAGATCGTGTTTCTCGACAGGGTGAAAGCCGACAAGATTTTTGTCTCCACGGAGGACGGAAGTCTCGGCAAGAAGGGAACGGTGATGGAACTCTTGAGAGGCGCCGCATCCTCTTCTGGTCTTGAATGGTCGCGAGCAGCACTGTACGGATGTGGGCCCGCTGGGATGCTCAAACGTCTTCATGAGTTTTCCATCGAGTACGACGTGCCCTGTTTTGTTTCACTGGAAGCGCGGATGGGTTGCGGCGTGGGGGCTTGTCAGGGATGCGCAGTAATGACCGTGACATCCGCGAACTCCGCGCGCGGCGCGAATGTGGCCACAGCTTCTAAAGCCGGATATTCTCTCGTGTGCAGGGACGGGCCGGTTTTCAGCTCTGCTTCAGTAGACTGGGACAACTACGAGGGTCCGAGCTTCGCGGGCTCTTGCTCGGAGCTCGCGTGA
- the pyrF gene encoding orotidine-5'-phosphate decarboxylase, with the protein MTRKSYPDGRAHRPSGGLRHPSERLIVALDVPTDGEALSLVDLLLPDVKFFKVGLELFVASGPSVVSGVRERGGRVFLDLKLHDIPNTVKRAVSCATRLGAAIISLHLSAGRECLESAAEGIEEGSSRTSERPLLAGVTVLTSLGSEQAGDTAGSVLEQVLRLSRLAKECGIGGIITSVREAADVRRALGGECVIITPGIRLRGPQDDHKRAGTVRDALLAGSDYLVVGRPITRASNPLEEAKRFLNEIAAFDSID; encoded by the coding sequence ATGACAAGAAAATCCTACCCAGACGGGAGGGCCCATCGCCCGAGCGGGGGACTCCGCCACCCGAGTGAAAGACTCATAGTAGCTCTGGATGTTCCGACGGACGGAGAAGCTCTCTCGCTTGTCGATCTCCTCCTCCCGGATGTCAAGTTCTTCAAGGTCGGTCTCGAGCTCTTCGTGGCTTCGGGTCCTTCCGTCGTCAGCGGAGTTCGAGAGAGGGGAGGGAGGGTTTTTCTGGATTTGAAGCTTCACGATATTCCCAACACGGTGAAGAGAGCGGTGAGTTGCGCAACACGTCTTGGTGCTGCTATTATTAGCCTTCACTTGAGCGCCGGTAGGGAGTGCCTCGAGTCAGCAGCGGAAGGAATTGAGGAGGGTTCAAGTCGGACGAGTGAGAGGCCTTTACTTGCGGGTGTGACGGTGCTGACCAGCCTGGGGAGCGAACAGGCAGGAGACACGGCCGGCTCGGTTCTCGAACAGGTGCTCCGGCTCTCAAGGCTTGCGAAGGAATGCGGCATCGGCGGCATCATCACCTCCGTCAGGGAGGCCGCGGACGTGCGAAGAGCTTTGGGTGGTGAATGTGTGATCATCACCCCCGGTATCAGACTTCGCGGGCCGCAGGACGATCACAAGAGAGCGGGCACCGTGAGGGACGCACTGCTCGCCGGGTCAGATTATCTGGTCGTGGGAAGACCGATTACGAGAGCCTCGAATCCTCTGGAGGAGGCGAAGAGATTTCTAAACGAGATTGCAGCTTTCGACTCGATTGATTAG
- a CDS encoding GDP-mannose 4,6-dehydratase, with protein MKTRILVTGGLGFVGRHLYGELLQSGYEVWASDLDSACEHVGPPLDPGRVRACDVANAEAVLSLLATLKPQAVVHLAAQSSSSKALSQPRETFLANALGTLNLFEAVRSSCPACAVLVVGSAEIYGPQAGAGLLTEEGSLLPVSPYALSKATQDLIAIQYGRSHGITALRTRSFNHTGPGQTTTFALPSFASQIAQAEAGLREPVIEVGNLGVVRDFSDVRDVVRAYRLILEKGKPGQAYNVCSGKATSMETLLRLLLSFSRVEIIVKQVESRVRPADIPYLAGDNSKLVAHTGWEPRYRIEETLSELLDFWRKKVEESSKSGSQRKETR; from the coding sequence GTGAAGACAAGAATTCTTGTGACAGGCGGCCTGGGCTTCGTCGGGAGGCACCTCTACGGAGAGCTTCTGCAATCCGGGTATGAGGTGTGGGCCTCCGACCTTGACTCGGCCTGCGAACACGTGGGACCTCCCCTGGATCCCGGAAGGGTGAGGGCATGCGATGTTGCGAACGCCGAAGCCGTGCTTTCTCTCCTGGCGACCCTGAAACCTCAAGCCGTCGTACACCTCGCGGCCCAGAGTTCGTCCTCGAAAGCTCTTTCCCAACCTCGTGAAACCTTCCTCGCAAACGCGCTTGGGACTCTCAATCTTTTTGAGGCCGTTCGCTCGAGCTGCCCCGCCTGCGCCGTTCTGGTAGTGGGCTCCGCTGAGATCTACGGACCTCAAGCCGGCGCCGGCTTGCTTACCGAGGAGGGCTCGCTTCTCCCTGTTTCGCCGTACGCTCTCAGCAAGGCCACGCAGGACCTCATTGCCATACAGTACGGGCGAAGCCACGGCATCACAGCTTTGAGAACCCGTTCTTTCAACCACACCGGCCCCGGCCAGACCACGACCTTTGCCCTGCCGAGTTTCGCCTCTCAGATAGCTCAAGCCGAGGCCGGCCTTCGCGAGCCGGTGATTGAAGTGGGAAATCTGGGCGTGGTGCGAGATTTTTCGGACGTGAGAGACGTGGTGAGGGCGTACAGGTTGATTCTCGAAAAGGGAAAGCCGGGTCAAGCGTACAACGTGTGCTCGGGCAAGGCGACGAGCATGGAAACACTGCTTCGCCTTCTCCTCTCTTTTTCGCGAGTGGAGATAATCGTGAAGCAGGTCGAGTCGAGGGTGCGACCCGCGGACATTCCCTACCTCGCTGGAGACAATTCCAAACTCGTCGCTCACACGGGGTGGGAGCCGCGCTACAGAATAGAAGAAACCCTCTCGGAGCTCCTGGACTTCTGGCGGAAGAAAGTGGAAGAGTCTTCGAAGTCCGGCTCGCAGAGAAAGGAGACAAGGTGA